From the genome of Streptomyces sp. NBC_00659, one region includes:
- a CDS encoding Gfo/Idh/MocA family protein, translating into MVRALGIAVVGFGWMGRVHTQAYARVLHHFPRLALRPEPIAVADDVPGRAEEAAERYGFAGAVRDWREIAADPRVEAVSITAPNFLHREIGVAMAEAGKHIWIEKPVGLTADDARAVSGAVTAAGVRGTVGFNYRGAPAVVAARELIASGDIGDVTHVRIRLLSDYAAHPEGALTWRYERERGGSGVLGDLASHGVDLARFLLGEIEALAADTAVFVPVRARPAGATAGHARAAGGERAPVENEDYVNCLLRFASGARGVLEACRVSVGEQNSYGFEIHGTKGAVFWDFRRMGELGVSRGTSYQDQPVSTVYVGPGAGDYAAFQPGAANSMGYDDLKVVEAHNFLRSIADNRPYGATLVDAVRSATALDAMARSAASGAWVTLES; encoded by the coding sequence GTGGTGCGTGCGCTCGGTATCGCTGTCGTGGGGTTCGGCTGGATGGGACGGGTGCACACGCAGGCGTACGCCCGCGTACTCCACCACTTCCCGAGGCTCGCCCTGCGTCCCGAACCGATCGCCGTCGCCGACGACGTACCCGGCCGTGCCGAGGAGGCCGCCGAGCGGTACGGCTTCGCCGGCGCCGTACGTGACTGGCGGGAGATCGCCGCCGATCCGCGCGTGGAGGCCGTGAGCATCACCGCGCCGAACTTCCTGCACCGTGAGATCGGTGTGGCCATGGCCGAGGCCGGCAAGCACATCTGGATCGAGAAGCCGGTGGGACTGACCGCCGACGACGCCCGGGCGGTGTCGGGCGCGGTGACCGCAGCCGGGGTCCGGGGCACGGTCGGCTTCAACTACCGGGGCGCCCCCGCGGTCGTGGCGGCCCGCGAGCTGATCGCCTCCGGCGACATCGGGGACGTGACCCATGTGCGCATCCGTCTCCTCAGCGACTACGCGGCCCATCCGGAGGGTGCGCTGACCTGGCGCTACGAGCGGGAGCGCGGCGGCAGTGGTGTCCTCGGCGACCTGGCCTCGCACGGCGTCGACCTGGCCCGTTTCCTGCTGGGCGAGATCGAGGCTCTGGCGGCGGACACGGCGGTCTTCGTACCGGTGCGGGCCCGGCCGGCCGGGGCGACCGCGGGGCACGCGCGCGCCGCGGGCGGCGAGCGGGCGCCCGTGGAGAACGAGGACTACGTCAACTGCCTGCTGCGCTTCGCCTCCGGCGCGCGTGGCGTCCTGGAGGCGTGCCGGGTCTCGGTGGGCGAGCAGAACAGCTACGGGTTCGAGATCCACGGCACGAAGGGCGCGGTGTTCTGGGACTTCCGCCGGATGGGCGAGCTCGGCGTCAGCCGGGGCACGTCGTACCAGGACCAGCCCGTCAGCACCGTGTACGTCGGTCCGGGAGCCGGTGACTACGCCGCCTTCCAGCCGGGGGCGGCGAACAGCATGGGCTACGACGACCTCAAGGTCGTCGAGGCGCACAACTTCCTGCGCTCCATCGCCGACAACAGACCGTACGGCGCCACGCTGGTCGACGCGGTCCGCAGTGCGACGGCGCTGGACGCGATGGCGCGCTCGGCGGCGTCGGGGGCGTGGGTGACGCTGGAGTCGTAA
- a CDS encoding response regulator transcription factor: protein MRVLVVEDERRLALALQHGLTAEGFSVDVAHDGLTGLTKATERAYDVVVLDIMLPGLNGYRVCQRLRATGSNVGILMLTAKDGEWDEAEALDTGADDYLSKPFSFVVLVARLRALARRIGTRAPRRTVLGDLVVDSAARTCTRGGVAVPLTPREFAVLDHLARRAGEAVSKREILDEVWDSGADSDPNTVEVHVSALRRKIDTPFGRAAVQTVRGSGYRLAADGG, encoded by the coding sequence ATGCGTGTACTGGTGGTGGAGGACGAACGCCGGCTGGCCCTGGCGCTTCAGCACGGCCTGACGGCCGAGGGCTTCAGCGTGGACGTCGCCCACGACGGCCTGACCGGGCTCACCAAAGCCACCGAGCGCGCCTACGACGTGGTCGTGCTCGACATCATGCTGCCCGGCCTCAACGGCTACCGGGTGTGCCAGCGGCTGCGGGCCACCGGCAGCAACGTCGGCATCCTCATGCTCACCGCCAAGGACGGCGAGTGGGACGAGGCCGAGGCGCTGGACACCGGCGCCGACGACTACCTGTCCAAACCCTTCTCCTTCGTGGTGCTCGTCGCCCGCCTGCGGGCGCTGGCCCGCCGGATCGGCACCCGGGCCCCGAGACGCACCGTGCTGGGCGACCTGGTGGTCGACTCCGCCGCCCGCACCTGCACCCGCGGGGGCGTGGCCGTCCCGCTCACCCCGCGCGAGTTCGCCGTGCTTGACCACCTCGCCCGGCGGGCCGGGGAGGCCGTCTCCAAGCGGGAGATACTGGACGAGGTCTGGGACAGCGGCGCCGACAGCGACCCCAACACCGTCGAGGTCCATGTCAGCGCCCTGCGACGCAAGATCGACACACCGTTCGGACGGGCGGCGGTACAGACCGTCCGAGGCTCCGGATACCGACTGGCGGCCGACGGTGGCTGA
- a CDS encoding sensor histidine kinase, whose translation MPAARHRVRAALRHLTGQPRAATLIRRLAPRSVRTRTTLAACASVAVVLLATSAVVLLLLRGNLERTVETGGRAQARDVARLAAAGRLPQPVALDPGADFIQVVDADGKVVAQSQNLTGRPALTPTGTHNGHRTYNLDALGEEHHQRVTTVTTTSPSGPVTIHVGASLRTADAAEDVTAAALAALSALLISTVGVLTWRTTGRALRPVEAIRAEVAAIGDRALDRRVPAPRSDDEIARLADTMNAMLERLEAAGTRQRRFIADASHELRSPLAVLRTQLEVALTHPDPEVRDTLVAGALQDTERLQALSADLLLLARLDATGQSRPTEPVDLVELARSTVAVRSTDSHPVTLHTPDDVTVPGNALWIGRLLTNLLDNAQRHARHTVAVRLSADPETGDAVLDVTNDGPPIAPADQEKIFERFARLDDARSRDDGGTGLGLPIALDIAALHGGTITVLDTPDGTTFRTQLPAGTRV comes from the coding sequence GTGCCCGCGGCGCGCCACCGGGTCCGTGCCGCGCTGCGCCACCTCACCGGACAACCCCGTGCGGCCACGCTGATCCGTCGGCTGGCGCCGCGCTCGGTCCGTACCCGCACCACCCTCGCCGCGTGCGCGAGCGTGGCCGTCGTCCTGCTCGCCACGTCGGCCGTCGTCCTGCTGCTGCTGCGGGGCAACCTCGAACGCACCGTGGAGACCGGGGGCCGCGCGCAGGCCCGGGACGTCGCCCGCCTCGCCGCGGCCGGACGCCTGCCCCAACCGGTGGCGCTCGACCCCGGAGCCGACTTCATCCAGGTCGTCGACGCTGACGGAAAGGTCGTAGCGCAGAGCCAGAACCTCACCGGCCGCCCCGCGCTCACACCCACCGGCACCCACAACGGCCACCGGACCTACAACCTCGACGCCCTCGGCGAGGAACACCACCAGCGCGTCACCACGGTCACCACCACCAGCCCCAGCGGCCCGGTCACCATCCATGTCGGGGCCTCACTGCGCACCGCGGACGCCGCCGAGGACGTCACCGCCGCGGCCCTCGCCGCCCTCAGCGCCCTGCTGATCTCCACCGTCGGTGTCCTGACCTGGCGTACGACCGGCCGCGCGCTGCGGCCGGTCGAGGCCATCCGCGCCGAGGTCGCCGCCATCGGCGACCGCGCCCTGGACCGCCGGGTCCCCGCCCCGCGCAGCGACGACGAGATCGCCCGCCTCGCCGACACCATGAACGCCATGCTCGAACGGCTGGAGGCCGCGGGCACGCGGCAGCGCCGGTTCATCGCCGACGCCTCCCACGAGCTGCGCAGCCCCCTCGCGGTGCTGCGCACCCAGTTGGAGGTCGCCCTGACCCACCCGGATCCGGAAGTGCGCGACACCCTGGTGGCGGGCGCCCTCCAGGACACCGAGCGGCTCCAGGCGCTCTCCGCCGACCTGCTGCTGCTCGCCCGCCTCGACGCCACCGGACAGAGCCGGCCCACCGAACCCGTCGACCTCGTCGAACTCGCCCGCAGCACCGTGGCGGTTCGCTCCACCGACTCCCACCCGGTCACACTCCACACCCCGGACGACGTCACCGTTCCCGGCAACGCCCTGTGGATCGGCCGACTGCTGACCAACCTCCTCGACAACGCCCAGCGCCACGCCCGGCACACCGTCGCGGTGCGGCTGTCAGCGGACCCGGAGACCGGCGACGCCGTCCTGGACGTCACCAACGACGGCCCTCCGATCGCCCCCGCCGACCAGGAGAAGATCTTCGAACGGTTCGCCCGCCTCGACGACGCCCGCAGCCGTGACGACGGCGGCACCGGTCTAGGCCTGCCCATCGCTCTGGACATCGCCGCCCTCCACGGCGGCACGATCACCGTCCTCGACACCCCGGACGGCACCACGTTCCGCACCCAACTCCCTGCCGGCACCCGGGTATGA
- a CDS encoding helix-turn-helix transcriptional regulator, whose protein sequence is MRELLIALIALTGTTLTQTEIRHIEEVLRDRLRRVTAQPVALPAARDRRLADACRLAEEDLHQPCTLARLAARVHTSERTLSRLYRDEFGLTFPQWRTRARIFTAMVMLAEGATVTDTAHSCGWATTSAFVQTFAQTVGITPGNYRAGMGKSHEVRRPKRRGRSRRRPGEPLPDGSQVGSLSRVLPVDPVPFTCVMRLMLGM, encoded by the coding sequence GTGCGCGAACTGCTCATCGCGCTCATCGCGCTCACCGGCACCACCCTCACGCAGACCGAGATCCGGCACATCGAAGAAGTGCTGCGCGACCGGCTGCGCCGCGTGACAGCCCAGCCCGTCGCCCTGCCCGCCGCCCGCGACCGACGACTGGCCGACGCCTGCCGCCTCGCCGAAGAAGACCTGCACCAGCCGTGCACCCTGGCCCGGCTCGCCGCCCGCGTGCACACCAGCGAGCGCACCCTCTCCCGCCTCTACCGCGACGAGTTCGGCTTGACCTTCCCCCAGTGGCGCACCCGCGCCCGGATCTTCACCGCGATGGTCATGCTCGCCGAGGGCGCCACCGTCACCGACACCGCCCACTCCTGCGGATGGGCGACAACCAGCGCCTTCGTCCAGACGTTCGCCCAGACGGTGGGCATCACCCCCGGTAACTACCGCGCAGGTATGGGCAAATCGCACGAGGTACGACGGCCGAAGCGGCGAGGGCGGTCGCGCCGACGCCCCGGAGAGCCGCTGCCCGACGGATCTCAAGTCGGTTCCCTTTCAAGGGTGTTGCCCGTCGATCCGGTTCCGTTCACATGCGTGATGCGCCTGATGCTGGGGATGTAG
- a CDS encoding sugar ABC transporter substrate-binding protein yields MDRTFHPRSRRIAPLVALTAASLLLAAGCSSDSGGKKAEESGDGGTAGKANTPRMTVALVTHQAPGDTFWDIVRKGAEAAAAKDNIDLVYAHDPNAGAQAGLVQNAIDQKVDGIAITLAKPDAMKDAVSKATSAGIPVVGLNSGLSDWKKLGLTEFFGQDETVAGEALGKKLNAEGAKKAVCVIQEQGNIGLTQRCDGVKKTFSGATENLYVNGTDMPSVKSTITAKLKQSPAIDYVVALGAPYALTAVQSVSEAGSKAKIATFDLNKELTGAISKGTIQFAVDQQPYLQGYLAIDSLWLYKNNGNYSGGGEQPVLTGPAFVDKSNVDAVAKYATKGTR; encoded by the coding sequence ATGGATCGCACGTTCCACCCCCGTTCACGGAGAATCGCCCCGCTCGTCGCCCTGACCGCGGCGTCCTTACTGCTCGCGGCGGGTTGCTCCAGCGACTCCGGCGGCAAGAAGGCCGAGGAGAGCGGGGACGGCGGCACCGCGGGCAAGGCGAACACACCGCGGATGACGGTCGCCCTGGTCACCCACCAGGCGCCCGGCGACACGTTCTGGGACATCGTCCGCAAGGGCGCCGAGGCCGCGGCCGCCAAGGACAACATCGATCTCGTCTACGCGCACGACCCGAACGCGGGCGCCCAGGCCGGCCTGGTGCAGAACGCGATCGACCAGAAGGTCGACGGCATCGCCATCACCCTGGCCAAGCCCGACGCCATGAAGGACGCGGTGAGCAAGGCGACTTCGGCCGGCATACCCGTCGTGGGCCTCAACTCGGGCCTGAGCGACTGGAAGAAGCTGGGCCTGACGGAGTTCTTCGGCCAGGACGAGACCGTCGCGGGCGAGGCACTCGGCAAGAAACTGAACGCGGAGGGCGCCAAGAAGGCCGTCTGTGTGATCCAGGAACAGGGCAACATCGGCCTCACCCAGCGGTGCGACGGCGTGAAGAAGACCTTCAGCGGCGCGACCGAGAACCTGTACGTCAACGGCACCGACATGCCGTCCGTGAAGTCGACGATCACCGCGAAGCTCAAGCAGAGCCCGGCGATCGACTACGTCGTCGCGCTGGGCGCCCCGTACGCCCTGACCGCGGTGCAGTCGGTGAGCGAGGCCGGCAGCAAGGCGAAGATCGCCACCTTCGACCTCAACAAAGAACTCACGGGCGCCATCAGCAAGGGCACCATCCAGTTCGCCGTAGACCAGCAGCCCTACCTCCAGGGCTACTTGGCGATCGACTCGCTGTGGCTCTACAAGAACAACGGCAACTACAGCGGCGGCGGCGAGCAACCCGTGCTCACCGGTCCGGCGTTCGTGGACAAGAGCAACGTCGACGCCGTCGCCAAGTACGCCACGAAGGGCACTCGGTGA
- a CDS encoding ABC transporter permease, translating into MSTAGPTATAPPAPGPRTAGGRTARRPLALRLLARPEVGVFLGAAAVFVFFLIAAPSVRSGGSMATVLYQSSTIGLMALPVALLMIGGEFDLSAGVAVITSALTASMLSYQLTMNVWAGVVVALVLSLAIGAFNGWMMVRTGLPSFLVTLGTFLILQGVNLAVTKLVTDNVATDDISDMDGFGQAKKIFASSFGVGGVQVKITVVWWLVFAALATWVLLRTKYGNWVFAVGGDQDSARAVGVPVTFTKITLFMAVGFGAWFVGMHELFSFNTVQSGEGVGQELIYIAASVIGGCLLTGGYGSAIGPVFGAFMFGMVNQGIVYAGWNPDWFKAFLGVMLLGATLVNLWVRRTATRR; encoded by the coding sequence ATGAGCACGGCCGGGCCGACGGCGACCGCGCCGCCGGCTCCCGGCCCTCGCACGGCCGGCGGGCGGACCGCGCGGCGCCCCCTGGCGCTGCGGCTGCTCGCCCGGCCCGAGGTCGGGGTGTTCCTCGGCGCCGCCGCCGTGTTCGTCTTCTTCCTGATCGCGGCGCCGTCGGTGCGCTCCGGCGGTTCCATGGCGACCGTGCTCTACCAGTCGTCGACGATCGGCCTCATGGCCCTGCCCGTGGCCCTGCTGATGATCGGCGGCGAGTTCGACCTGTCCGCCGGCGTCGCGGTGATCACCTCGGCGCTGACGGCGAGCATGCTCAGCTACCAGCTCACCATGAACGTGTGGGCGGGTGTCGTGGTGGCACTCGTCCTCTCGCTCGCGATCGGGGCGTTCAACGGCTGGATGATGGTCCGCACCGGGCTGCCCAGCTTTCTGGTGACGCTCGGGACCTTCCTGATCCTGCAAGGCGTCAACCTCGCCGTCACCAAACTGGTCACCGACAACGTCGCCACCGACGACATCAGCGACATGGACGGCTTCGGCCAGGCGAAGAAGATCTTCGCCTCGTCGTTCGGCGTCGGCGGCGTCCAGGTGAAGATCACGGTCGTGTGGTGGCTCGTCTTCGCGGCGCTCGCCACCTGGGTGCTGCTGCGCACCAAGTACGGCAACTGGGTCTTCGCGGTCGGCGGCGACCAGGACAGCGCCCGCGCGGTCGGCGTACCGGTGACCTTCACCAAGATCACGCTGTTCATGGCGGTCGGCTTCGGCGCCTGGTTCGTCGGCATGCACGAACTGTTCTCGTTCAACACGGTGCAGTCGGGTGAGGGCGTCGGCCAGGAACTCATCTACATCGCCGCGTCGGTGATCGGCGGCTGTCTGCTCACCGGCGGCTACGGCTCCGCGATCGGCCCGGTCTTCGGCGCCTTCATGTTCGGCATGGTGAACCAGGGCATCGTCTACGCCGGCTGGAACCCCGACTGGTTCAAGGCCTTCCTCGGCGTGATGCTGCTCGGCGCCACGCTCGTCAATCTGTGGGTCCGCCGCACGGCGACCCGGAGGTGA
- a CDS encoding ATP-binding cassette domain-containing protein has product MADNGSAAAGARPGTPSGDGGAAIVELRGAGKSYGNIRALHGVSLTVRPGRVTCVLGDNGAGKSTLIKIISGLHQHSEGEFLVDGTAVRFTTPREALVKGIATVYQDLATVPLMPVWRNFFLGSELTKGPWPVRRLDIVRMKRTADEELRNMGIVLDDLDRPIGTLSGGQRQSVAIARAVYFGARVLILDEPTAALGVKQSGVVLKYIAAARDRGLGVIFITHNPHHAYMVGDHFSVLRLGTLELSADRGEVGLEELTDHMAGGAELAALKHELAQVRGVDVQRLPEAEDLGAPAPAIPEEAP; this is encoded by the coding sequence ATGGCAGACAACGGATCCGCAGCCGCGGGCGCCCGCCCGGGCACCCCGTCCGGGGACGGCGGTGCCGCGATCGTCGAACTGCGCGGCGCGGGAAAGTCGTACGGCAACATCCGCGCTCTCCACGGCGTGTCCCTCACCGTCCGTCCCGGCCGGGTGACCTGCGTCCTCGGCGACAACGGCGCCGGGAAATCCACCCTCATCAAGATCATCTCGGGGCTGCACCAGCACAGCGAGGGCGAGTTCCTCGTGGACGGCACGGCTGTACGCTTCACCACCCCGCGCGAGGCCCTCGTCAAGGGCATCGCCACCGTCTACCAGGACCTCGCGACGGTGCCGCTGATGCCGGTGTGGCGGAACTTCTTCCTCGGCTCCGAGCTGACCAAGGGCCCCTGGCCCGTACGCCGGCTCGACATCGTCCGGATGAAGCGAACCGCCGACGAGGAACTGCGCAACATGGGCATCGTCCTCGACGACCTCGACCGGCCGATCGGCACGCTGTCCGGCGGGCAGCGCCAGTCCGTGGCCATCGCCCGCGCGGTGTACTTCGGCGCCCGCGTCCTCATCCTCGACGAACCGACCGCCGCGCTCGGCGTCAAACAGTCCGGTGTCGTGCTCAAGTACATCGCCGCCGCCCGCGACCGCGGCCTCGGCGTCATCTTCATCACCCACAACCCGCACCACGCGTACATGGTCGGCGACCACTTCAGCGTGCTGCGGCTGGGCACGCTCGAACTCAGCGCCGACCGCGGGGAGGTCGGCCTGGAGGAGCTCACCGACCATATGGCGGGCGGCGCCGAACTGGCCGCGCTCAAGCACGAGTTGGCTCAGGTTCGGGGGGTCGACGTACAGCGGCTCCCGGAGGCGGAGGACCTCGGGGCGCCCGCACCGGCCATCCCCGAGGAGGCGCCCTGA
- a CDS encoding TetR/AcrR family transcriptional regulator, whose amino-acid sequence MPSTRRTARQTDLLERLVALLVAEGFAAFTLDELTDRLHCSKTTLYQLAGSKQELVREAVKHYFREAAQAVEKQVADTSAPSERVVAYLNAVAEQLRPLSRQFLDDMAQFEPAREVYEANTRLAAGRVRQLIADGVAAGAFRDVHAAFVGEVVAATMQEIQRGEVAARTGLNDAEAYAELASLIVHAVSP is encoded by the coding sequence ATGCCGTCCACACGTCGTACCGCGCGCCAGACCGACCTGCTCGAGCGGCTGGTCGCGTTGCTGGTGGCGGAGGGCTTCGCGGCGTTCACGCTCGACGAGCTGACCGACCGGCTGCACTGCTCGAAGACGACGCTGTACCAACTCGCGGGAAGCAAGCAGGAGTTGGTAAGGGAAGCGGTGAAACACTACTTCCGGGAGGCCGCCCAGGCCGTCGAGAAGCAGGTGGCCGACACCTCCGCGCCCTCCGAACGCGTGGTGGCCTACCTGAACGCGGTCGCCGAGCAGCTGCGGCCGCTCTCCCGGCAGTTCCTCGACGACATGGCCCAGTTCGAGCCGGCCCGCGAGGTGTACGAGGCCAATACGCGCCTCGCCGCGGGAAGGGTCCGGCAGTTGATCGCGGACGGCGTGGCCGCCGGGGCGTTCCGTGACGTCCATGCCGCGTTCGTGGGCGAGGTCGTGGCCGCGACCATGCAGGAGATCCAGCGCGGCGAGGTCGCCGCGCGCACCGGACTGAACGACGCCGAGGCCTACGCCGAACTGGCCTCGCTCATCGTGCACGCCGTCTCACCCTGA
- a CDS encoding acyl-CoA dehydrogenase family protein: MPATRTLPTPEAVDLIALTRELAEKELAPRVAEAEAEGRFPREVFRTLGRAGLLSLPYPEAFGGGEQPYEVYLQALEEIAAVWASVGVGVSVHALSCFALAEFGTEDQKKEWLPDMLGGELLGAYCLSEAHAGSDPGAMRTRAVRDGDDYVLNGAKAWTTHGGYADFYTVMARTSDEGSHAISCFLVPADTPGVVADPPEQKMGLTGSATATVRLENVRVPASRRIGEEGAGLRIAFAGLNCGRLGIASVATGLAQGALDHALRYSRERETFGRPIIEHQGLAFVLADMAAAVQVSRATTLAAARLKDEGLPFQSEASIAKLISTDNAMKVTTDAVQVLGGAGYTRDFPVERYMREAKVMQIFEGTNQIQRLIIGRGLKESDRGSLRVRGAGK, translated from the coding sequence ATGCCCGCGACCCGCACCCTCCCCACGCCGGAAGCCGTCGACCTGATCGCTCTGACCCGCGAGCTCGCCGAGAAGGAGCTCGCCCCGCGCGTCGCCGAGGCCGAGGCCGAGGGACGCTTCCCCCGCGAGGTCTTCCGCACGCTCGGACGGGCCGGGCTGCTCAGCCTGCCCTACCCCGAGGCGTTCGGCGGGGGCGAGCAGCCCTACGAGGTCTACCTCCAGGCGCTGGAGGAGATCGCCGCCGTGTGGGCGAGCGTGGGGGTGGGCGTCTCGGTACACGCGCTGTCCTGCTTCGCCCTCGCCGAGTTCGGCACCGAGGACCAGAAGAAGGAGTGGCTCCCGGACATGCTCGGCGGCGAGCTGCTCGGCGCCTACTGTCTGTCCGAGGCCCATGCCGGTTCCGACCCGGGCGCGATGCGCACGCGGGCGGTACGGGACGGCGACGACTACGTACTCAACGGCGCGAAGGCCTGGACCACCCACGGTGGGTACGCGGACTTCTACACGGTCATGGCCCGTACGTCCGACGAGGGCTCGCACGCCATCTCCTGCTTCCTCGTCCCGGCCGACACACCCGGCGTGGTGGCCGACCCCCCGGAGCAGAAGATGGGCCTGACCGGGTCCGCCACCGCCACCGTGCGCCTGGAGAACGTGCGCGTCCCCGCGAGCCGCCGGATCGGCGAGGAGGGCGCGGGGCTCAGGATCGCGTTCGCCGGACTGAACTGCGGACGGCTCGGTATCGCATCCGTCGCCACGGGCCTCGCCCAGGGGGCGCTGGACCACGCGCTGCGCTACTCCCGGGAGCGGGAGACGTTCGGCCGACCCATCATCGAGCACCAGGGACTGGCCTTCGTCCTCGCCGACATGGCAGCGGCGGTGCAGGTCTCCCGCGCCACCACGCTCGCCGCCGCCCGACTCAAGGACGAGGGACTTCCGTTCCAGTCCGAGGCGTCGATCGCCAAGCTGATCTCCACCGACAACGCCATGAAGGTCACCACCGACGCGGTCCAGGTGCTGGGCGGCGCCGGCTACACCCGTGACTTCCCGGTCGAGCGTTACATGCGCGAGGCCAAGGTCATGCAGATCTTCGAGGGCACCAACCAGATCCAGCGCCTGATCATCGGCCGCGGCCTGAAGGAGAGCGACCGCGGCAGCCTCCGGGTGCGCGGCGCGGGGAAGTAG
- a CDS encoding ANTAR domain-containing protein — protein MREHPLSPPEGSGDEAAHGALACGARVGGASPFLETAAYPAGSRTLVVVAGEIDIDTAQPLQHSLCAALAQARQGLDLDLARVDFCDCSGLRVLLRLRSLALAQGKTVHIGAAGHAVERLLMLTGTASLFAPSNGAGPHLDGKYEKDLRAEVIDLRRAMRSRPVIDLARGVLMASFGLSDEEAWGVLVEVSQRGNTKLRLIAEELVAAVTGDPLPDHLRQRISAVVAEISDDPQSRCRHRRRDWVPPAARAASLEGRRPSA, from the coding sequence ATGCGAGAACATCCGCTCTCTCCCCCTGAGGGAAGCGGGGACGAAGCCGCCCACGGTGCACTGGCCTGCGGCGCCAGGGTGGGAGGCGCGTCGCCCTTCCTCGAGACCGCCGCGTATCCCGCCGGCTCACGGACGCTCGTCGTCGTCGCCGGTGAGATCGACATCGATACCGCGCAACCGCTGCAACACAGCCTGTGCGCCGCCCTGGCCCAGGCGCGCCAGGGACTGGATCTCGACCTCGCGCGGGTCGACTTCTGCGACTGTTCCGGCCTCCGGGTCCTGTTGCGCCTCCGGAGCCTTGCTCTCGCCCAGGGCAAGACGGTCCATATCGGCGCGGCTGGACACGCGGTCGAACGGCTGCTCATGCTCACCGGCACGGCATCTCTGTTCGCGCCCTCGAACGGTGCCGGTCCGCACCTGGACGGGAAGTACGAGAAGGACCTGCGCGCCGAGGTCATCGACCTGAGACGGGCGATGCGGAGCAGGCCGGTCATCGACCTCGCCCGCGGAGTCCTGATGGCCTCGTTCGGCCTGAGCGACGAAGAGGCCTGGGGTGTCCTCGTCGAGGTGTCCCAGCGAGGCAACACCAAACTTCGCCTCATCGCCGAGGAGTTGGTCGCGGCAGTCACCGGCGATCCGCTGCCCGACCATCTGCGGCAGCGGATCTCCGCAGTGGTCGCCGAGATCTCCGACGACCCGCAGTCACGTTGTCGGCACCGGCGCCGCGACTGGGTTCCGCCCGCCGCCAGAGCCGCGTCCCTGGAAGGCCGCAGACCATCGGCATGA
- a CDS encoding helix-turn-helix transcriptional regulator, with translation MTEVPEGHSGWTFLTNHARVLAAIASGAQGTRIRDIAARCRLTERAVQKIIADLEQDGYLDHTRQGRTNLYHIQPGTSLRHPADSGLTVADLLAALDQHESRPEAPLGQRTEPSASDHSDVFTRDDSTAAS, from the coding sequence ATGACTGAGGTACCCGAGGGACACAGCGGCTGGACGTTTCTGACCAACCACGCACGAGTCCTCGCCGCGATCGCCTCCGGGGCGCAAGGCACGCGTATCCGCGACATCGCCGCACGGTGTCGGCTCACGGAGCGGGCAGTCCAGAAGATCATTGCCGATCTGGAACAGGACGGCTATCTGGACCACACCCGGCAAGGGCGCACGAACCTTTACCACATCCAGCCCGGAACCAGCCTTCGGCACCCGGCCGACTCGGGCCTGACGGTGGCCGACCTCCTGGCGGCTCTCGACCAGCACGAGAGCCGCCCCGAAGCCCCGCTCGGGCAACGTACGGAGCCGTCCGCGTCCGATCACTCCGATGTGTTCACTCGCGACGACAGCACAGCGGCCTCGTAA
- a CDS encoding HemK2/MTQ2 family protein methyltransferase — MGMSGEVPLITPPGVYAPQQDTELLMHALSRERVGPSTDVLDLGTGSGALALRAARLGARVTAVDIDWRAVLTTRLNALLARRRVIVRHGDLTAAVHGRTYDLVVSNPPYVPSPALRLPSRPPERAWDAGPDGRVIVNRVCDEAPAALRPGGVLLLVHSALCGTRPTLRRLARAGFEAAVTDRAFVPFGPVLNSRRTWLRHQSLVTDENDNREELVVIRAWQA, encoded by the coding sequence ATGGGGATGTCCGGCGAGGTCCCGCTCATCACGCCGCCCGGCGTGTACGCGCCTCAACAGGACACCGAGCTCCTGATGCACGCCTTGTCGCGGGAGCGCGTGGGCCCCTCCACCGACGTGCTCGACCTGGGAACCGGCAGCGGGGCCCTTGCCCTGAGGGCCGCGAGACTGGGGGCGCGGGTGACGGCCGTCGACATCGACTGGCGCGCCGTTCTCACCACGCGCCTCAACGCGCTCCTCGCACGGCGTCGCGTCATCGTTCGCCACGGCGATCTCACAGCGGCCGTGCACGGACGGACGTACGACCTGGTGGTGAGCAATCCGCCCTACGTTCCGTCCCCCGCGCTCCGGCTGCCGTCCCGGCCCCCGGAACGCGCCTGGGACGCCGGTCCGGACGGGCGTGTCATCGTGAACCGCGTCTGTGACGAGGCGCCCGCCGCTCTGCGCCCGGGTGGCGTACTGCTGCTCGTCCACTCCGCCCTCTGCGGGACGCGGCCGACGCTGCGGCGGCTCGCCCGCGCGGGGTTCGAGGCGGCGGTCACCGACCGCGCCTTCGTCCCCTTCGGCCCCGTGCTGAACTCACGCCGGACTTGGCTGCGGCACCAAAGCCTGGTCACCGATGAGAACGACAACCGGGAAGAGCTGGTGGTCATCCGTGCCTGGCAAGCCTGA